The DNA segment TGGATCGTGAAAGAGCCCGTAAAGGGAAAGACAAAATGGTAAGATTTGCGGTTTTATTTCATTGATTTTCGCTCTGTTTTGTGATCTGTGGGGTGTTTAAAAAattcgccggaatcgcagtcgggcgtatgaacatcacgcccgacctgtggttccgGCGTGAgggaatcacgcccgacctgtggtgagggcgtgatagccacatgcccgcaccactggtcgggcgtgatgctagaacgcccgaaccactggtcgggcgtgatgcgcttacgcccgcaccactggtcgggcgtaatGTTCATAGGCCCGACCAGTGGTCtgggcgtgattcccttacgcccaaggttttttttaataaaaattcacattatttacaattttattaatttagtgtaattttagtataattttatcataatttttacaattttattaatttagtgtaattttataattttagtataaatttagtataattttagcataattttataactttaatataatttattataattgtataattttagtataattacaATCATTTacgattttattaatttagtagtattttagcataattttataactttagtataatttacattatttacaattttattattttagtgtaatttataatttatatgttaccattttttattaactatatgtaatttttttttgtagacggagcggtctactaggggtgggaaatccatcccgtcatctgctcgtcgtctagatatggacggcgaggatgatacaccacgccatacgagattgcgtggtattgatatatccGGTCGTAGGCgtagaggggctgcgacggaccagttgaggaggggaccgattgtttataaatttttatgtttattaatttttattttaatgtttatgtttttaaattttatttgttaaagggtaatacgagttaaaatgccgtaattttatttctaaacggATAATTCGAGTTACCATAAttatgaactttttttttttgtgatttattcatGCGGGCGCGAGGTAATcatgcctcaccatgtggtgaggcgtgaggctatcacgcctcaccataggtgcggacgtgatagtcccacgcctcaccgtgtggtgaggcgtgattacctcacgtccGTGTGTCGGGAGAGGTTTTTTCCTCCAATTTCCCACCTCAAAGCCTGAAAGGGtactttcgtcctttcacggagCAAGAGGTGGAAAATTGGGGCtcggtttaacaacacccagtATATTATGAATGAAATGAGTCTTAATATATAAACCAGCCTTCAATTTGGTCCAATTCCGTAATTTATCcgttttttaaatgtaaatagAAAGATTGGATTCGTTCGGCTAAGAACTGGAACTTGTGAGAGAAGAGGAGGCATAATGGCGGTGAGCTTAGAAGGAGAGAAGGTGATTCTTGTACCTTACATGGAAGCTCATGTCCTCAAATACCATCACTGGATGCAAGACCCGGCTCTACTCCAAGCCACCGGGTCGGAGCCCCTTTCTCTCGAAGAAGAATACCAGATGCAGCTCTCTTGGAACCAAGACCCTCTCAGTTCTGTTTCTTAAATTAATGTCTTCTGTTACTGATTTTGGTTCATGATCACGTTAACTAAAGCTTTTGATTTTTAGTTTGATCGGTAGTTAACTGTTTGGGAATTTTTATTTGCAGAACGAACTTTTATTGTGCTGGATAAGGAATTGGTACAGGGAGATTTTGCTCATGGGGATTCCCATATAGAAGGTCAGTTATTACTTTGGTGGGAGGGAGTAATATCAGATTTTATCTTGTAGGTTGATAGGAGCACAAATTAGTAGCTATTAGATGAAATATTTTCGCAATAGAGAGAAAATTCTGCACTTGATGGATTCTAGAGAATATTAATCATCtatttcttcttcatcctcccaATTTTTGGTGATTTGGAGAATGTTATAGCAGGCATATAACTGTGCCTCCAAATGTTTTATCCCTAATTGAATTGTTATTGTACCAAGGCATGATTGTGGAATTGATGTGGTTATTTTTTGTGCTTTCCATATGGAGAACACTAGATTGCCTAGAACTACTTCATACTGTCTTTATCTCTTCTTAGAAATTAATAGTGTTTCAGTTATCAGCAATGGTAGGTgatgttaatatatatatgaatgaCTTGGATGACCGTCAAATGGCTGAGATCGAGATAATGATTGCTGAACCCAAAAGGTACCAAATTTCTGGTTATCTCTTCTATTGTGTGCTATGCATTTTATTATAAGAGTAATCTATCCCATTGACTTTTGCATTTTCTTTTGAAAATATTATTGTCTTCGTCTATTTCTTTAGTATAAGGAATTTGTCGTGCAAAGTAAGTGCCAAGAAGTTTGTGAAAACTAGTGATTGGAATGTTCGGCCATGTATTCATTTTTCCCATCCTTCCAGTGATTTCTTAAAAGATCTTTCTCATTCAATCGTTAGAACCGTAACTGGGTCTAATTTATAGGTGCTAGTACTACCATAATTTTAATTGCCACATATTGTATAGTAaatccttatatatatattttttttgtatatctGGATGAGATTTTATGTTAATTAGACTTTGACTGGAGAAAACTATAAGCTGAATGTTTTCTCATATCTTCTCTTTCATTCTCTGGAGGAGGTTCCTTATCCTCTCTGTGGGTTTGCATGTTTGTGTGTGCCTgtctaataaattatatttgacTCGTGTGAGTTGTCTGAAGAAATTAGTAGATACATGTGTATATATCATCTCCAGAGCGTGTATTATGTAGAACAGAAATGCTTGACTAGATTTTGTTGAATTCCAACTAATTAAGGTCAGCTTTTTACAAGAGAACATAGACAAGATTCTTTTAGAGGCTCTTTACTGAATGGAAACTATTTAACTAGATTTTCATTTCGGTATATGGTCCAATTGTGTTTGAAGTTAGCATTTTGTTTTTGTGCACCTTGCTTGCTATGATAGATGACATGCTTAAcgttattattataattatttattttatttttgtcgCTCCTATCTCTGTTCCTTTGCTTGTTCAGACAGCCCTTTTTTGCTTTTAACGATTTTCATATCGGAGATTGTCGGATGGAGGTGTTTGGCAATTGGCACAGGAGCTACTTCTGTGTAGGgcattttatttaattcctttattaTTATATCACTTTTTCCCTAGATCTTTATCGTTCTATGTTGTAAATTAATCTAGTTCCAAATTAAGCTCCAACTGCGTATGAACCCTCACTAGcaaataagataataataataataataataataataataataataataataatgataatatggtatttttatttatcttgaGGCATAATATCTCCAAGGTGAAGCTGTGGAAGAGATGTACCTGACATTCTGACTATATAGATTGTTtcaaatttaacattttttctgCATTAGTGTGTGTAAAAGCAGTACTTTTATCCTTATTTCTTAGTATTTTGTTCTTGCTAGAATAGCCGTGGTAAAGGACTTGGGAAGGAATCTGTGGTAATGATGATGACCTATGCTATCCAGAGCCTTGGGATCCATGTTTTCCGTGCTAAAATTGGAGAATCGAATGGAAAATCTCTTAATTTATTCTACCAGTTGGTTGGTGTCTCTCTTTCTCGCAACATGCGTATAGTTTTATTTGCATGTTCTTGTTGATGCCATATTATCATTCATTAGATGTGTATAACGCATAATCCCTTTAAATGGGAGAATTTGGGAGGGGATAAAGGTCAATTTCACCATTGAAACTGCCTCATAGGGTCAATTTACtctaaaattgaatttttggaTATCAATTTGGTCATTCAACATTATATTTTTAACTAGTTCAAAATGACCCGTGTTAGCACTAAAAAAATTGAGATGTGTAAGAAAACCATGAATCATATGCTGACAGGTCATTTTCGGGCTAATTTGACCAAAAATGTCAAGCTATAGGCTAAATTGGTATCTAAAGTTCATTTTTTAAGGCAAATTGATGCTGTAAGCCAAGTTGAGAGTCAAATTGACCCCTTATTCGTTTTGGAGGCTTGCATCTACTATGCATGCTTATAGTCTGGTTAATATATTTGTACTCTTTTCCAATACTCTTTTTTTTTCCGCAGGGCTTTGAGGAGGTCTCCAATAGTGAAATCTTCAAAGAGGTGACTACATTTATTACCTGTTCAAGAAGCAGAAATGAGAAAACATATGATGAGCATTTTATATTTATGCATGCATGGATGTTTCATTATTTATGAGAGTGATATCTGATGCTTCCCCGAATCATTCCGGGACTAAGgttttgttgttattgttgttgtatATCTGATGCCTCATGATTGATTGAATTATGGAAACTATTTGTTCCTGATCTGGTCAAATGAGCCTTACAAATATTTAATAATGTTCATTTTAATCGCTGTTCAGCCTATTTCGTAATTGAATTTCCCAACTCATGATGTCCATAGAAACAATTTGGGCATGACATGGTATCTAGTGGTTTGGAAAAGCTAATTTTGATGTATTTGGATTTTGAATGGGACTAAACTGTTGGCGGAAGAAAAACTTAAGGACCTTGTAATGTATTTTTGCTAATACGAGGACTAACCGGTGTAATAGGTAAAAACTAAAAACTCAGGgactaataaacttaaattatttaccctattatattttatttactttcctttttctttttggtttAGGACTACCTTAGTCTATAAACACTTTAGAGTTGTATtagttctttttcttttcagactttgataataatcaataaaaattctctTGTGATTTCTTCTCAACTCTCGTGGATTTTCTCCAACTCGTTGCTAGATTTGTTCTAGTATTTGTTATTTCTTTTTGTCGGATTTTTATATCAATCTTGTCCTGCACACACTGTATCAATTATCCTGGCTGAATTGGTTATTTATaacgtatgaatgaacttgttaGAGAATAATAATTTTCAATTTGTATAATACTCTTATTGCTGCTCCTAGCTCAAACATCTGGTGTCTGTGCAATTTATATATTCAACTTTTAGTC comes from the Euphorbia lathyris chromosome 5, ddEupLath1.1, whole genome shotgun sequence genome and includes:
- the LOC136230479 gene encoding GCN5-related N-acetyltransferase 9 isoform X2, coding for MAVSLEGEKVILVPYMEAHVLKYHHWMQDPALLQATGSEPLSLEEEYQMQLSWNQDPLKRTFIVLDKELVQGDFAHGDSHIEAMVGDVNIYMNDLDDRQMAEIEIMIAEPKRQPFFAFNDFHIGDCRMEVFGNWHRSYFCNSRGKGLGKESVVMMMTYAIQSLGIHVFRAKIGESNGKSLNLFYQLGFEEVSNSEIFKEVTLELPVMKLKHEKLLNLIGKVVKHT
- the LOC136230479 gene encoding GCN5-related N-acetyltransferase 9 isoform X1, which codes for MAVSLEGEKVILVPYMEAHVLKYHHWMQDPALLQATGSEPLSLEEEYQMQLSWNQDPLKRTFIVLDKELVQGDFAHGDSHIEAMVGDVNIYMNDLDDRQMAEIEIMIAEPKRQPFFAFNDFHIGDCRMEVFGNWHRSYFCNSRGKGLGKESVVMMMTYAIQSLGIHVFRAKIGESNGKSLNLFYQLGFEEVSNSEIFKEVTTFITCSRSRNEKTYDEHFIFMHAWMFHYL
- the LOC136230479 gene encoding GCN5-related N-acetyltransferase 9 isoform X4 is translated as MAVSLEGEKVILVPYMEAHVLKYHHWMQDPALLQATGSEPLSLEEEYQMQLSWNQDPLKRTFIVLDKELVQGDFAHGDSHIEAMVGDVNIYMNDLDDRQMAEIEIMIAEPKSRGKGLGKESVVMMMTYAIQSLGIHVFRAKIGESNGKSLNLFYQLGFEEVSNSEIFKEVTLELPVMKLKHEKLLNLIGKVVKHT
- the LOC136230479 gene encoding GCN5-related N-acetyltransferase 9 isoform X3; the encoded protein is MAVSLEGEKVILVPYMEAHVLKYHHWMQDPALLQATGSEPLSLEEEYQMQLSWNQDPLKRTFIVLDKELVQGDFAHGDSHIEAMVGDVNIYMNDLDDRQMAEIEIMIAEPKSRGKGLGKESVVMMMTYAIQSLGIHVFRAKIGESNGKSLNLFYQLGFEEVSNSEIFKEVTTFITCSRSRNEKTYDEHFIFMHAWMFHYL